TTCCAATATTATCGACGTATACATACGCTATCTCAGAAAAAAAATTGACGATGATTTTGAAAACAAACTCATTCATACGATAAGAGGTAGCGGATATTGTTTAAAGGAGTCTAAGTAAAATGAAAAAAATTTATTTTCCATTAAAACTAAAATTGACATTATGGTATGTGCTGCTATTAACTATTGTAATAACAATATTTAGTGTCGTAACCTATTTAAGTCTGGAAAAAATGATAATTATAAATGAAGATACAATACTTAAAACACAAGTTCAACAAATATCATCAGTACTTGATATAGAAAATGGAAAAATTAAATCTGGCGATGAACCTTTTTATGCCAACACAGATTTTTACGGAGCTCTTTATTCTTATCCAGACCTAAAACTAATAGAATCCAATATTCCTTCAAAAATTCTTAGCCAATATACTACAAACACTGATTTCATAGGCAAATACCAAACTGTTACATCACCTGAAGGAAAGCTTAGGATGTATTCTGCTCCTGTATATTATGACAGTAAAATAATGGGAATAATTGTAATAGCTCAATCGTTAAATTTAATGGATATAGCAATGAAAAATCTGTTTGGCATCTTCACCATTATAATTCCAATTTTAATTGGTATCGCAATTTTAGGCGGGATTATTATTTCAAACAAAGCATTAAAACCAATTAGTCACATGACTAAAGTTGCAAGAGAAATAAGTGTTGGTGACCTATCTAAAAGACTTAACCTACCTTACACTAATGACGAAATAGGAAATCTTGCCCAAACCTTTGACATGATGATTGAAAAGCTTGAAAACTCTTTTAAAAGGCAAAAACAATTTACCCATGACGCCTCCCATGAACTTAGAACTCCTATTGCTGTAATACAAAC
Above is a window of Thermoanaerobacter uzonensis DSM 18761 DNA encoding:
- a CDS encoding HAMP domain-containing sensor histidine kinase, which produces MKKIYFPLKLKLTLWYVLLLTIVITIFSVVTYLSLEKMIIINEDTILKTQVQQISSVLDIENGKIKSGDEPFYANTDFYGALYSYPDLKLIESNIPSKILSQYTTNTDFIGKYQTVTSPEGKLRMYSAPVYYDSKIMGIIVIAQSLNLMDIAMKNLFGIFTIIIPILIGIAILGGIIISNKALKPISHMTKVAREISVGDLSKRLNLPYTNDEIGNLAQTFDMMIEKLENSFKRQKQFTHDASHELRTPIAVIQTQAESALNGTGTKEEYKKALQVILEEAKHMSKLVHDLLFLARSDSNAEKLTIENLNFSELIEGIVNELAPLAENNGLTLKIIKNDSSYIRGDQTRIIQLFYNLIDNAIKYTPAGGKVEISVENSGKFIKTSIKDTGIGIPEEHLPHIFERFYRVDKARTRKSGGSGLGLSICQWIINAHGGKIQVESCEGKGTTFVVWLPTLKK